From Candidatus Hydrogenedens sp., one genomic window encodes:
- the coaBC gene encoding bifunctional phosphopantothenoylcysteine decarboxylase/phosphopantothenate--cysteine ligase CoaBC, with protein MCLSFQNRVVLLGVSGSISAYKAYELCSRMVQNGAKVYVAMTESAQKLIGPATFESLSGNPVITGMFEPYTLGPLSHISLSHEANLFIVAPATANIMAKCAHGIADDWISTALLATNAPILWAPAMNPQMYLNPATQANIALLKERGHFFIGPETGKTACGEIGPGRMAEPTNIFEYADILINPTKDFQGKKILITSGPTQEPIDPVRYISNHSSGKMGKALAMEALRRGAKVTVISGPASEPLPYHAEKIFVRTAQEMYEETVKRFPEYDIFIGSAAVADYAIKDPMDEKHKRNGSMHYLELIPNPDIIKKLGEIKKCKQITVGFAAETHRLIEYAQEKLKRKNLDLIIANQVGGENCAFGSDYVYALMITPHSHDDKPELIPKEELTHRIFNRIGEILNNR; from the coding sequence ATGTGCTTATCCTTCCAGAACAGGGTTGTTTTATTGGGGGTAAGTGGTTCTATTTCTGCATATAAAGCCTATGAACTTTGCAGTAGAATGGTTCAAAATGGGGCTAAAGTTTATGTTGCTATGACAGAAAGTGCTCAGAAATTGATAGGTCCTGCTACCTTTGAAAGCCTTTCTGGAAATCCTGTTATCACAGGGATGTTTGAACCTTATACATTAGGACCTCTATCTCATATATCTCTAAGTCATGAAGCAAATTTATTTATTGTTGCCCCTGCAACAGCCAATATAATGGCAAAATGTGCCCATGGTATCGCAGATGATTGGATTAGCACGGCACTATTAGCCACCAATGCCCCTATTCTCTGGGCTCCTGCAATGAACCCTCAAATGTATTTAAATCCAGCCACTCAGGCAAACATAGCTCTTTTAAAAGAAAGGGGACATTTTTTTATTGGTCCGGAAACAGGGAAAACAGCCTGTGGGGAAATAGGTCCTGGGCGGATGGCAGAACCTACAAATATTTTTGAGTATGCGGATATATTAATCAATCCAACAAAAGATTTTCAGGGCAAAAAAATTCTTATCACCAGTGGACCTACTCAGGAGCCTATTGACCCTGTAAGATATATTTCTAATCATTCTTCCGGGAAAATGGGGAAAGCACTTGCTATGGAGGCACTCCGAAGAGGAGCAAAAGTTACGGTTATTTCTGGTCCTGCATCGGAACCTCTGCCCTATCATGCAGAAAAAATTTTCGTTCGAACTGCTCAAGAAATGTATGAGGAAACCGTTAAAAGATTTCCAGAGTATGATATTTTTATTGGGTCTGCGGCTGTAGCCGATTATGCTATCAAAGACCCCATGGACGAGAAACATAAGCGAAATGGTTCTATGCATTATTTGGAACTAATCCCAAACCCGGATATAATCAAAAAATTGGGTGAAATAAAAAAGTGCAAACAGATTACTGTAGGATTTGCTGCAGAGACACATCGTCTCATTGAATATGCTCAGGAAAAACTAAAACGAAAAAATTTGGACTTGATTATTGCTAATCAAGTTGGCGGGGAAAATTGTGCTTTTGGTTCTGATTATGTATATGCACTCATGATAACGCCCCATTCACATGATGATAAACCTGAACTTATTCCTAAAGAGGAGTTAACTCATCGTATTTTTAATCGAATTGGAGAGATTTTAAATAATCGTTGA
- the gmk gene encoding guanylate kinase, translated as MKKENLIIIVSAPSGVGKTTVIQYLMKQRDNLALSISATTRAPRHGEKHGVDYYFLSTEEFEEKIRNNEFVEYARVHDDLYGTLYSEIHRHLNSEKDLILELDIQGMRSIKNKFPKAVTIFMLPPSLKEMEFRLKNRGTESEEKIQKRLRRAFEEMKVRSEFDYTIVNYEVEQSAKDLNAIIHAEHLKSSRIEINLE; from the coding sequence GTGAAAAAGGAAAATTTGATAATTATAGTTTCCGCTCCATCAGGAGTAGGAAAAACTACAGTTATTCAATACCTGATGAAACAAAGGGATAACCTGGCTTTATCCATTTCTGCCACAACAAGAGCTCCTCGTCACGGGGAAAAGCATGGAGTGGATTATTATTTTCTTTCTACCGAAGAGTTTGAAGAAAAAATTAGAAATAATGAATTTGTAGAATATGCTCGTGTCCATGACGATTTATATGGCACTTTATATTCAGAAATCCATCGTCATCTAAATTCCGAAAAGGATTTAATATTGGAATTGGATATTCAAGGAATGCGAAGTATAAAAAACAAATTTCCAAAGGCAGTAACTATTTTTATGCTACCCCCTTCACTAAAAGAGATGGAGTTTCGTTTAAAGAATAGAGGGACGGAAAGTGAAGAAAAAATACAAAAACGATTAAGAAGAGCCTTTGAAGAAATGAAAGTTCGCTCTGAATTCGATTATACTATAGTAAATTATGAGGTGGAACAATCTGCAAAAGACCTGAATGCCATTATTCATGCAGAACACTTAAAGTCTTCGAGAATTGAAATTAATTTAGAATAA
- the rpoZ gene encoding DNA-directed RNA polymerase subunit omega, whose product MPAPFYVDELRTKIDSLYRLVNVASKRVNQIIKSEKHGFGKKKKPTIIAIDEVMEGKITYRKNEKEDLTEI is encoded by the coding sequence ATGCCTGCTCCCTTCTATGTAGATGAATTACGCACAAAGATTGATAGCCTTTATCGGCTGGTAAATGTTGCATCGAAAAGAGTTAATCAAATTATCAAAAGCGAAAAACATGGCTTTGGCAAAAAGAAAAAGCCTACTATCATCGCTATTGATGAAGTCATGGAAGGTAAAATTACCTATCGTAAGAATGAAAAAGAAGACCTTACGGAGATTTAA